The Niallia alba genome includes a window with the following:
- the nrdE gene encoding class 1b ribonucleoside-diphosphate reductase subunit alpha has translation MRHIELNNEVTQLNEKGFFRLEKDKEAVAEFLESEINPKLIRFDSIEQRYTYMVEEDFYYPQVLEQYKISEIEEVTKLVYNYQFEFQSYMAISKFYKDYALKTNDKKNYLETYEDRIIIVALFLGQGDFEKAKKNAIAMIEQRYQPATPTFLNAGRSRRGEMVSCFLLEMDDSLNSIFHNINTSGQLSKIGGGVALNLSKLRARNEQIKGIDNAASGVVPVMKLLEDTFSYANQLGQRKGAGAVYLNIFHWDIVEYLDTKKINADEKSRIQTLSIGLIVENKFFQLAKENKELYVFAPFSVYKEYGIHLDDMRMDEMYEELVANPNVKKRVVMSAREMLTKIAQIQLESGYPYFMNKSNANKGHALKDIGQIKMSNLCTEIFQLQETSEITDYGQADIIRRDINCNLGSLNIPNVMKPGEVFRDSVHVGIDALTTVSNISDIQNAPSVKKANEELHAVGLGAMNLHGYLAKNKISYESDEAKDFTATFFMMMNFYSIEKSMLIAKEREETFKEFEKSEYAKGTYFEKYKQVSFAPKTDKVKELFEGIYIPTCEDWTELAALVQEHGMYNAYRLAVAPTQSIGYIQNATASVMPVVNQIESRTYANSTTYYPMPYMDETNFWFYKSAFDMNQFKVMDLIAAAQEHVDQGISTILYVNSDVSTKELARYYIYANEVGLKSLYYTRTRNLAIDECIACAV, from the coding sequence ATGAGACATATAGAACTAAACAACGAAGTGACACAGCTTAATGAGAAGGGCTTTTTCCGACTCGAAAAAGATAAAGAAGCTGTCGCTGAATTTCTAGAATCTGAAATCAATCCGAAGCTAATTCGTTTTGACTCTATTGAACAAAGATATACGTATATGGTGGAAGAGGATTTCTATTATCCACAGGTATTAGAACAATACAAAATCTCGGAAATCGAGGAAGTTACAAAGCTTGTTTATAATTATCAATTTGAGTTTCAATCTTATATGGCTATTTCGAAATTTTATAAAGATTATGCTTTAAAAACGAATGATAAGAAGAACTACCTTGAAACTTATGAGGATCGAATTATTATTGTTGCTCTATTCTTGGGTCAAGGAGATTTCGAAAAAGCAAAGAAAAACGCAATCGCAATGATTGAACAGCGTTACCAGCCAGCTACTCCAACTTTCTTGAATGCGGGGAGAAGCCGCCGTGGTGAGATGGTCTCTTGCTTCTTATTAGAAATGGACGACTCCTTAAACTCGATTTTCCATAATATTAATACATCTGGACAGCTATCGAAAATAGGGGGAGGCGTAGCCCTTAACCTTTCGAAGCTTCGTGCCCGCAATGAACAGATAAAAGGGATCGATAACGCTGCATCAGGTGTGGTGCCTGTCATGAAGCTTTTAGAAGATACATTTTCTTATGCCAATCAATTAGGGCAGCGAAAAGGAGCTGGAGCTGTCTACTTAAATATTTTCCATTGGGATATTGTGGAATACTTGGATACAAAGAAAATCAATGCTGATGAGAAGTCACGTATCCAAACACTTTCAATCGGCTTAATTGTGGAAAATAAATTTTTCCAATTGGCGAAAGAGAACAAAGAACTATATGTATTTGCACCTTTCAGTGTGTATAAGGAATATGGTATTCATTTGGATGATATGAGAATGGATGAGATGTATGAAGAGCTTGTTGCTAATCCGAACGTGAAAAAGCGTGTGGTGATGTCAGCGCGTGAAATGCTGACGAAAATAGCACAAATCCAGCTGGAATCTGGTTATCCATATTTTATGAACAAATCAAATGCCAACAAAGGACATGCACTTAAAGATATTGGACAAATTAAAATGAGTAACTTGTGTACAGAGATTTTCCAACTTCAAGAGACATCGGAAATCACTGATTATGGACAAGCCGATATTATCCGTCGTGACATCAACTGTAACTTAGGTTCCCTAAATATCCCGAATGTGATGAAGCCTGGTGAGGTTTTCAGAGATTCTGTACATGTTGGAATTGATGCATTAACAACCGTGTCAAATATTTCGGACATTCAAAATGCTCCATCTGTTAAAAAAGCAAACGAAGAGCTTCATGCAGTCGGGTTAGGAGCGATGAATCTTCATGGATATTTAGCGAAAAACAAGATTAGCTACGAATCAGATGAAGCAAAAGACTTTACGGCTACTTTCTTTATGATGATGAATTTCTATTCCATTGAAAAGAGTATGCTCATTGCAAAGGAAAGAGAAGAAACATTTAAAGAGTTCGAAAAATCGGAGTATGCAAAAGGAACTTATTTTGAAAAATACAAACAAGTAAGCTTTGCGCCTAAAACAGACAAGGTAAAAGAACTGTTTGAAGGCATTTATATTCCTACGTGTGAAGATTGGACAGAATTAGCTGCACTAGTGCAAGAACATGGGATGTATAATGCGTACCGTCTGGCTGTTGCGCCAACTCAATCAATAGGCTATATTCAAAATGCGACAGCATCAGTAATGCCGGTTGTTAACCAAATTGAGTCTCGTACCTATGCTAACTCTACAACTTATTATCCGATGCCTTATATGGATGAAACAAACTTTTGGTTTTATAAATCAGCGTTTGATATGAACCAATTCAAGGTAATGGATTTAATTGCTGCAGCTCAAGAGCATGTAGACCAAGGAATATCAACGATTCTTTACGTAAACTCAGATGTGTCTACAAAAGAATTGGCCCGTTATTATATTTATGCAAATGAAGTTGGATTAAAATCACTTTACTATACAAGAACTCGCAATCTAGCAATTGATGAATGTATTGCATGTGCCGTTTAA